A genomic stretch from Antarcticibacterium flavum includes:
- a CDS encoding acyl-CoA thioesterase, whose product MLAGKQIQDMYVKEFDIRWSDLDANRHLANTAYINFMSHTRMGFLMENGFGHRELAKYNIGPVVFYEHVYYFKEVFAGRPVKVTLQLKGLSEDGMYFEFVHNFYDHKGRNFASCEMMGAWIDLKERKLIGLPQELFENLSSLDHTKDFKVLTKEDTRRFGKKPMDINPEQL is encoded by the coding sequence ATTTTAGCGGGAAAGCAAATACAAGATATGTACGTTAAAGAATTTGATATAAGATGGAGTGACCTGGATGCCAACAGGCACCTTGCCAACACTGCATACATCAATTTTATGAGCCACACCCGTATGGGTTTTCTTATGGAGAATGGTTTTGGACACCGGGAGCTGGCAAAATATAATATTGGCCCGGTAGTTTTCTATGAACATGTCTATTATTTCAAGGAGGTATTTGCCGGTCGTCCGGTAAAGGTCACCCTGCAATTAAAAGGACTTTCAGAAGACGGGATGTATTTTGAGTTCGTACATAATTTTTACGATCACAAAGGCAGGAATTTTGCCAGCTGTGAAATGATGGGAGCCTGGATAGACCTTAAGGAGCGAAAACTCATTGGCCTGCCGCAGGAACTTTTTGAAAACCTAAGCAGTTTGGATCACACTAAAGATTTTAAGGTCTTAACCAAAGAGGACACCCGTCGCTTTGGAAAAAAACCCATGGATATTAATCCCGAACAGCTTTAG
- a CDS encoding arsenate reductase family protein: MKKIYHLSTCDTCKKILKELEPPQSFILQDIKNEPITGEQVDEMERLAGSYEALFSKRARLYKERNLKNETLNEAQYRKLILEHYTFLKRPVIINNGEIFIGNSKKTVEAAKKAING, translated from the coding sequence ATGAAAAAGATTTACCATCTCTCCACCTGTGACACCTGCAAGAAAATTTTAAAGGAACTGGAGCCGCCACAGTCATTTATCCTTCAGGACATCAAGAACGAACCTATTACAGGGGAACAGGTGGATGAAATGGAGCGCCTGGCAGGAAGCTATGAGGCTCTTTTCAGCAAAAGAGCAAGATTGTATAAGGAGCGGAATTTAAAAAACGAAACATTAAATGAAGCTCAATACCGAAAGTTAATCCTTGAGCATTACACATTTTTGAAGCGGCCGGTTATCATTAATAATGGGGAGATATTCATTGGAAATTCCAAAAAAACCGTGGAGGCTGCCAAAAAAGCGATAAATGGATAA
- a CDS encoding YheT family hydrolase — MPVIESTYKAPLLFRNYHISTIYASALRKVPRPPFKRERLELEDGDFMDIDWSSAPGKNTRVVIILHGLEGSSNRPYVMGMTNHFNKNGWDVAAVNLRGCSGEMNRLYRSYNAGASEDLEQVIAHILDGNIYSELALTGFSLGGNLMLKYLGEDRKLPKEIKGAVAISAPCDLYKSLLKLQEPQNFIYSRRFVNKLKKQLLLREQKFPGQISTEEIASCRSLYSIDDLYTGKAHGFEGARDYYEKSSALNFIPNIKIPTLLLNATNDAFLSRNSSPEGLAQNNRHFYLETPKHGGHVGFLQNKEETYAEERAVEFINKHAR; from the coding sequence ATGCCGGTTATAGAAAGTACATACAAAGCTCCGTTGCTTTTCAGGAATTACCATATAAGCACCATATATGCATCTGCCCTGCGTAAAGTCCCCCGGCCACCATTCAAACGTGAGCGGCTGGAGTTAGAGGACGGGGACTTTATGGACATAGACTGGAGCAGCGCCCCCGGTAAAAATACGAGGGTTGTAATCATCCTCCATGGGCTGGAGGGAAGTTCCAACCGGCCTTATGTAATGGGAATGACGAATCATTTTAATAAGAACGGCTGGGATGTGGCAGCAGTGAATTTGAGAGGTTGCAGCGGGGAGATGAACCGGCTCTACCGCTCCTATAATGCCGGTGCCAGCGAGGACCTGGAACAGGTGATAGCCCATATTTTGGATGGGAATATTTATTCTGAACTGGCCTTAACAGGTTTTAGCCTTGGTGGGAATCTTATGCTGAAGTACCTGGGTGAAGACCGCAAACTCCCCAAAGAGATCAAGGGAGCGGTGGCAATTTCTGCGCCCTGTGACCTTTATAAGTCCTTACTGAAATTGCAGGAGCCACAGAATTTCATCTATTCCAGGCGCTTTGTAAATAAGCTGAAGAAGCAGTTACTGTTAAGAGAGCAAAAATTCCCTGGGCAAATCTCCACAGAGGAGATCGCTTCCTGCAGGAGCCTTTATTCTATTGATGACCTCTACACCGGTAAGGCGCATGGGTTTGAGGGAGCCAGGGATTACTATGAAAAAAGCAGCGCCCTCAATTTTATTCCTAACATTAAGATACCTACCCTGCTGCTCAACGCCACCAATGATGCCTTTCTTTCCAGGAATTCCTCCCCCGAAGGGCTTGCACAAAACAACAGGCATTTCTATTTGGAGACACCAAAACATGGAGGCCACGTTGGGTTCCTCCAGAATAAAGAGGAAACATATGCCGAGGAGAGAGCTGTTGAATTCATAAATAAACATGCCCGGTAA
- a CDS encoding WD40/YVTN/BNR-like repeat-containing protein: MKQKGYYFTLSLILSLLFSLLSLQKIQAQQEIDTSAFQTLEYRIAGPYRGGRSTAIAGHANRPHEYYFGATGGGLWKTTDGGLTWNPVTDGQINASSVGAVDVADSDPDVVYIGLGESQFRGNIMQGDGIYKSVDAGKTWEHVGLKDSQTVSRVRIHPTNPDIVYAAVLGHPFGPNEERGVFKTTNGGKTWDKVLYKGPKAGAADIILDPNDPETIYASIWEVYRTPWKMWGGGGASGLFKSTNGGKTWEELTNKPGMPQLPIGKIGITVSPVDPNRVWAIIEANEGGVFQSNDAGMTWERTNEDRKLRQRAFYYTRIYADPKDRETVYVLNVDFWKSTDGGVTFDEKIRVPHGDNHDLWIDPNDPNRMAEANDGGGTISVNGGKTWTDEDFPTAQLYHITATNDFPYFIAGAQQDNSTVAIPSEGWDFLSAGNNTLKPRVHSYAVGGGESGCIAQDPNNLDIFYAGSYSAVLTRINRRTGERRRIEPYPRYFMGNAAETLPERVHWTYPIVFSTLEDRLYVTSQHVWTTTSEGQSWEKISPDLTYADPETMGVSGGEITLDMSGPELYATIYALAPSFHEVNTLWAGSDDGLIHITRNHGKSWENITPSGLQKHSRVSIIDASRHKAGAAYVAVKRYQMNDRSPYIFKTNDYGKTWKKIINGIPEGHYVHAVREDITTPGVLYAGTEHGMYVSFDDGEQWNSLQLNLPDVAIRDLAVTEKDLAIATHGRSMWILDDIAPIREYNKENLAKELHLYTPYYAVRRVQDAVFNYNLAREAGEVKIEILDASGEVIQSFVTEEVEEKEEDGIKAAKGEKETSEATAAQEGGKEEKPSEEKKTTGPTTNRGLNTYTWDLRLPGSTVFDGMILWSARPERGPMVVPGWYTVRVTANGKTESERFEVKMDPRIEDVTREDLEEQFDLLVKIREKVSEANEAVIKIREYKESQGEDIDPAVLESLNAVEEAIYQVKNQSNQDPLNYPIRLNNKIATLGLIVDSGEARPTDGAYVVFKELSEELAVLINEMETILLNAQRETPVRN; the protein is encoded by the coding sequence ATGAAACAAAAAGGCTATTACTTCACGCTGTCTCTAATTTTATCATTATTGTTTTCTCTATTGTCCCTGCAAAAAATACAGGCGCAACAGGAAATTGACACCTCAGCTTTTCAAACCCTTGAATACAGGATTGCAGGACCTTACCGCGGTGGAAGATCTACTGCAATTGCTGGGCATGCGAACAGGCCCCACGAATATTATTTTGGTGCCACCGGGGGCGGACTCTGGAAAACTACAGATGGCGGCCTTACCTGGAATCCTGTTACAGACGGGCAAATAAATGCCTCCTCTGTAGGAGCCGTTGATGTGGCAGACAGTGATCCCGATGTCGTGTATATAGGCTTGGGGGAATCTCAATTTCGTGGGAATATTATGCAGGGTGACGGAATATACAAATCTGTTGATGCAGGAAAGACCTGGGAACATGTAGGTTTAAAAGATTCACAAACCGTCTCTCGGGTTCGTATTCATCCCACCAATCCAGATATAGTATATGCCGCAGTGTTAGGACATCCCTTTGGGCCCAATGAAGAGCGCGGGGTCTTTAAGACTACTAATGGCGGGAAGACCTGGGATAAAGTGCTGTACAAAGGGCCAAAGGCCGGGGCAGCAGATATTATCCTGGATCCCAATGATCCTGAAACTATTTACGCCAGCATTTGGGAAGTTTACCGCACCCCCTGGAAAATGTGGGGCGGGGGCGGTGCCTCCGGCCTTTTCAAATCAACCAACGGCGGGAAGACCTGGGAGGAACTAACCAACAAACCGGGGATGCCGCAGTTGCCGATAGGGAAAATTGGAATAACCGTTTCACCTGTGGATCCCAACCGGGTGTGGGCAATCATCGAAGCCAATGAAGGTGGCGTTTTTCAATCCAATGATGCCGGGATGACCTGGGAAAGGACCAACGAAGACAGAAAGTTGCGCCAGCGGGCATTCTACTACACCCGAATCTATGCCGATCCTAAGGACAGGGAAACTGTCTACGTACTCAATGTTGATTTCTGGAAATCTACAGATGGCGGAGTAACTTTTGACGAGAAAATAAGGGTGCCCCATGGCGATAACCACGACCTGTGGATAGACCCCAATGATCCTAACCGAATGGCAGAGGCCAATGACGGTGGGGGAACAATAAGTGTTAACGGCGGGAAGACCTGGACAGATGAGGATTTCCCCACTGCACAACTTTACCATATTACAGCAACTAATGACTTTCCATATTTCATAGCCGGGGCCCAGCAGGATAACAGCACAGTGGCCATTCCCAGTGAAGGCTGGGATTTTCTTAGTGCCGGGAATAATACCCTTAAACCCCGGGTGCATTCCTATGCGGTAGGAGGTGGTGAAAGTGGGTGCATTGCCCAGGATCCCAATAACCTTGATATCTTCTATGCGGGTAGTTATTCAGCCGTTCTCACCAGGATCAATAGAAGAACGGGAGAGCGAAGACGTATAGAGCCGTATCCGCGTTATTTTATGGGTAACGCTGCTGAAACCCTTCCCGAGCGGGTGCATTGGACCTACCCTATAGTTTTCTCCACTCTTGAGGACCGGCTGTATGTTACCTCCCAGCACGTGTGGACAACCACCAGTGAAGGGCAATCCTGGGAAAAAATAAGCCCGGACCTTACCTATGCCGATCCTGAGACCATGGGAGTAAGCGGGGGAGAGATCACTTTGGATATGAGTGGCCCAGAACTCTATGCCACTATTTATGCGCTGGCACCTTCTTTTCACGAGGTGAATACCCTCTGGGCAGGGTCAGACGATGGCCTGATACATATTACACGTAACCATGGAAAATCCTGGGAGAATATCACTCCTTCCGGCCTTCAAAAGCATTCGCGGGTGAGCATTATTGATGCATCGAGGCATAAGGCAGGGGCGGCTTATGTGGCAGTAAAGCGCTACCAAATGAACGACAGGTCCCCATATATCTTTAAGACCAATGACTACGGGAAAACCTGGAAGAAGATCATAAACGGGATTCCGGAAGGGCATTATGTGCACGCGGTAAGGGAAGATATAACCACCCCGGGAGTACTTTATGCAGGTACAGAACATGGAATGTATGTTTCCTTTGACGACGGGGAACAGTGGAATTCCCTGCAGCTCAATTTACCCGATGTTGCCATACGGGACCTTGCCGTTACAGAAAAGGATCTGGCCATCGCCACCCACGGCAGGAGCATGTGGATCCTTGATGATATTGCACCCATTAGGGAATACAACAAGGAAAACCTGGCAAAGGAACTTCACCTCTACACCCCCTATTACGCAGTACGCCGTGTGCAGGATGCTGTTTTCAACTATAATCTGGCACGGGAAGCAGGGGAGGTGAAGATCGAGATCCTAGATGCTTCAGGAGAAGTTATACAGTCTTTTGTTACTGAAGAGGTGGAGGAAAAGGAAGAAGATGGAATCAAGGCGGCAAAGGGGGAGAAGGAAACTTCAGAAGCAACGGCAGCACAAGAGGGTGGAAAAGAGGAAAAACCTTCCGAAGAAAAGAAAACCACAGGGCCTACCACCAACCGTGGACTTAATACTTACACCTGGGACCTGCGCCTGCCCGGATCCACCGTATTTGACGGGATGATCCTATGGTCGGCAAGACCTGAACGTGGCCCTATGGTTGTGCCGGGATGGTATACCGTAAGGGTGACTGCCAATGGAAAAACGGAAAGTGAACGCTTTGAAGTGAAGATGGATCCAAGAATTGAGGATGTAACCCGGGAAGACCTGGAGGAGCAATTTGATTTGCTGGTCAAGATCAGGGAAAAGGTGAGCGAGGCCAATGAGGCGGTGATTAAAATTAGAGAATATAAGGAAAGCCAGGGAGAAGATATTGATCCCGCTGTGCTGGAAAGCCTGAATGCAGTGGAAGAAGCTATATACCAGGTAAAAAACCAGAGTAACCAGGATCCTTTAAATTATCCTATACGGCTCAATAATAAGATCGCCACTCTTGGTCTTATAGTAGACAGCGGCGAGGCAAGGCCAACAGATGGTGCTTACGTGGTTTTCAAAGAGCTTTCAGAAGAACTTGCGGTGCTTATAAACGAGATGGAAACTATCCTGCTTAATGCGCAAAGGGAAACCCCCGTAAGAAATTAA
- a CDS encoding DMT family transporter, with product MDNRRLLAILAATGAGTIYGINHTLAKGVMPDHIEPFGFILLRVLGAAILFWAISIFGPREKIATSDWPRILGCTVFGMVINMLMFFKGLSLSTPINSSVIVTLSPILVLILAAILIKERITILKITGILLGLAGALSLVLFSAEKAENAPNIPLGNIFFMINAISYGLYLILVKPLTAKYHPFTLMKWFFLLAVIINFPIAWPEFSRVEWLKLPVDAIWKMGFVVVGTTFLTYLFNVYALKELSASTISAFIYLQPLIAIIYAVSTGADTLTTVKILGAVLVFAGVYLVTRKTGPKAVRD from the coding sequence ATGGATAACAGGAGGTTACTGGCCATCCTGGCTGCAACAGGAGCCGGTACTATCTATGGCATCAATCACACCCTGGCCAAAGGGGTGATGCCAGACCATATTGAGCCTTTTGGGTTTATACTTTTAAGAGTTCTTGGCGCTGCCATTCTCTTTTGGGCGATTAGCATCTTTGGGCCCCGGGAGAAGATCGCAACCAGTGACTGGCCCAGGATCCTGGGTTGCACCGTTTTTGGTATGGTGATCAATATGCTCATGTTCTTTAAAGGACTTAGCCTATCCACCCCCATAAACAGCTCAGTCATCGTTACCCTCTCCCCAATCCTGGTGCTTATTCTGGCAGCAATCCTAATCAAAGAACGAATTACCATCCTTAAGATCACGGGCATCCTCTTGGGGCTGGCCGGCGCCTTAAGCCTGGTGCTTTTTAGTGCCGAGAAAGCTGAAAATGCACCTAACATTCCCCTGGGAAATATTTTCTTTATGATAAATGCCATTTCTTACGGATTGTACCTAATCCTGGTCAAGCCTTTAACAGCCAAATATCATCCTTTCACCCTTATGAAGTGGTTCTTTCTCCTGGCGGTGATCATTAACTTTCCTATCGCCTGGCCAGAATTTTCAAGGGTGGAATGGCTGAAACTTCCGGTTGATGCAATCTGGAAAATGGGATTTGTTGTGGTAGGCACCACCTTTCTCACCTATCTTTTTAATGTCTATGCTTTAAAGGAACTAAGTGCCTCTACCATAAGCGCCTTCATTTACCTACAGCCTCTCATCGCGATCATCTATGCCGTAAGCACAGGAGCAGATACCCTAACCACCGTAAAGATCCTTGGAGCTGTGCTGGTTTTTGCAGGAGTTTATCTGGTAACCAGAAAGACGGGACCTAAAGCTGTTCGGGATTAA
- a CDS encoding cystathionine gamma-synthase — MKFNTKTIHGGQQNIDPAYGAVMPPIYQTTTYSQTTPGGHKGYEYSRSANPTRTALENSLASIENGRFGMAFGSGLAAIDAVMKLFKPGDEIISTNDLYGGSYRLFTKIFEGFGLKFRFIGMQDASSLEEHINENTKLIWVETPTNPMMNIIDIEACSRVAKKHNLLLAVDNTFATPYLQRPLDLGADIVMHSATKYLGGHSDVVLGGLVVKDEQLAKKLYFIQNASGAICGPQDSFLVLRGIKTLHLRMQRHCENGEKIARFLKTHPRVGKVYWPGFEDNPNHEIAKKQMSGFGGMISFTTAQGTLESAVKVVEKLKIFTLAESLGGVESLAGHPVSMTHASIPVEEREKTGVVDSLIRLSVGIEDEEDLIGDLEQALE, encoded by the coding sequence ATGAAATTCAATACCAAAACCATCCATGGGGGACAACAGAATATTGACCCGGCCTATGGAGCAGTAATGCCTCCCATATACCAAACAACAACTTATTCGCAAACCACTCCCGGAGGACATAAGGGTTATGAGTATTCCCGCAGTGCCAATCCTACCCGCACCGCCCTTGAAAATTCCCTGGCGAGCATTGAAAATGGGAGATTTGGAATGGCCTTCGGTTCAGGTCTTGCTGCAATTGATGCCGTGATGAAACTTTTCAAACCCGGTGATGAGATCATATCCACAAATGATCTATATGGAGGGTCATATAGATTATTCACAAAGATATTTGAAGGTTTTGGATTAAAATTTCGGTTTATTGGAATGCAGGATGCTTCTTCTTTAGAGGAGCACATTAATGAAAACACAAAGCTTATTTGGGTTGAGACTCCTACCAATCCAATGATGAATATTATTGATATTGAAGCCTGTTCCAGGGTTGCCAAAAAGCATAACCTCCTCCTGGCAGTAGACAATACCTTTGCCACGCCATACCTGCAGCGGCCGCTGGACCTGGGGGCAGATATTGTGATGCACAGCGCGACAAAATACCTGGGAGGCCACAGCGACGTGGTTCTTGGAGGACTGGTTGTAAAGGATGAACAGCTGGCAAAGAAATTATACTTCATTCAAAATGCAAGTGGGGCGATTTGTGGTCCGCAGGACAGCTTTCTTGTGCTGCGAGGAATAAAGACCTTACACTTACGTATGCAGAGGCATTGTGAAAATGGAGAGAAGATCGCAAGGTTCCTTAAAACACATCCCAGGGTTGGAAAAGTGTACTGGCCCGGGTTTGAAGATAATCCTAACCACGAGATCGCTAAAAAGCAAATGAGCGGCTTTGGGGGAATGATCTCTTTTACTACTGCACAGGGCACCCTTGAAAGTGCCGTTAAGGTAGTGGAGAAATTAAAGATATTTACCCTGGCAGAATCCCTGGGGGGAGTTGAATCTCTCGCCGGGCATCCTGTAAGTATGACACATGCCTCAATTCCCGTGGAAGAACGTGAGAAAACCGGGGTGGTGGATTCTCTTATAAGATTGAGTGTAGGTATTGAAGATGAAGAAGATCTTATCGGGGACCTGGAACAGGCTCTGGAATGA
- a CDS encoding DUF1206 domain-containing protein has translation MDFNNTETGKIAKIRSFGFFMKGIVYMILGSLTFMAAFGWGGDVSSRRNVIKFLLDLPLGKALIGIASLGFLHMPSGDFIKQ, from the coding sequence ATGGATTTTAATAACACAGAAACAGGTAAAATAGCCAAAATAAGATCCTTTGGGTTCTTTATGAAGGGTATTGTTTATATGATCCTGGGATCCCTCACCTTTATGGCGGCTTTCGGTTGGGGCGGGGATGTTTCAAGCCGTAGGAATGTTATTAAATTCCTCCTTGACCTCCCTTTGGGTAAAGCTCTTATAGGGATCGCATCCTTGGGCTTTTTGCATATGCCCTCTGGAGATTTTATCAAACAGTAA
- a CDS encoding DUF3298 and DUF4163 domain-containing protein: protein MKNAVKKLLCTLFIITLLTGCGKETPPPVFEEFHIDEVSSVDCDPEEENCAFISIHIPWAKNDNDRNRNINRHIEQHVINLIDFQEENDFGSLEALSQNFIDNYEASAKEFPEYNIPWEASVAGRILTNSPELISMEFKLAIFTGGAHGFTSTSYLNFNPETGETYETSELFTSEFNEYAERLFREKNDIPQDQPINSTGYFFEGDSFSLPQNIGFYRNRIILRYNAYEVASYSEGGIQLEIPKEQAEEYLKIL from the coding sequence ATGAAAAATGCCGTGAAAAAGCTGCTTTGCACTCTTTTTATTATCACATTATTAACCGGTTGCGGGAAAGAGACCCCTCCACCTGTATTTGAGGAATTTCATATCGATGAGGTATCCAGTGTAGACTGCGACCCCGAGGAGGAAAATTGTGCTTTTATAAGCATTCATATTCCCTGGGCCAAAAATGACAATGACAGGAACAGGAACATTAACCGGCATATAGAGCAGCATGTCATCAATTTGATCGACTTCCAGGAGGAAAATGATTTTGGAAGCCTGGAAGCACTTTCGCAGAATTTTATCGATAATTATGAAGCATCTGCAAAGGAATTCCCGGAATACAACATCCCCTGGGAGGCATCAGTCGCAGGAAGGATCTTAACAAATTCGCCTGAACTTATCTCCATGGAATTTAAACTGGCCATTTTCACCGGCGGGGCTCATGGATTTACAAGTACCAGTTACCTCAACTTTAACCCGGAAACAGGGGAGACCTATGAAACTTCAGAGCTTTTCACTTCGGAATTCAATGAGTATGCAGAGCGTTTATTCCGTGAGAAGAATGATATCCCGCAGGACCAGCCCATCAACAGTACCGGATATTTCTTTGAGGGTGACAGCTTCAGCCTGCCACAGAACATTGGTTTTTACCGTAACAGGATCATATTAAGGTATAACGCTTATGAAGTAGCCTCATATTCAGAAGGGGGCATACAGCTGGAGATACCAAAGGAACAGGCAGAAGAATACCTGAAGATACTTTAA
- a CDS encoding DUF1206 domain-containing protein, which translates to MRYFYSGLLYGTIAYSFAKPLIRALMGNSKASVEDNDNGDEKAALWELLSMDWGKALLWLLAAIIVGQAIQQFYIAYTASYMKKIDNYPSIKHEYDFIRKSGRMGYISRGVVFGILAFFIVEVILQHNANAYQGTEGALQYLLTFSYGTWLLGVVALGLTLYGLFNVMVARHANLTRLT; encoded by the coding sequence ATTAGATATTTTTATTCCGGTTTATTATATGGTACCATTGCCTATTCCTTTGCAAAGCCGCTTATAAGGGCTCTCATGGGTAACAGTAAGGCCAGTGTGGAAGACAATGACAATGGTGATGAAAAGGCCGCACTTTGGGAACTACTTTCCATGGACTGGGGTAAGGCTTTGCTCTGGCTCCTGGCAGCGATCATTGTTGGACAGGCAATTCAGCAATTTTATATAGCTTACACAGCGAGTTATATGAAGAAGATAGACAATTATCCCAGTATAAAACACGAATATGATTTCATTAGAAAATCTGGCAGAATGGGCTATATTTCAAGAGGGGTGGTTTTTGGGATACTGGCGTTTTTTATCGTGGAAGTCATCCTGCAGCATAATGCCAACGCATACCAGGGTACAGAAGGTGCCCTGCAATACCTGCTTACATTTAGTTATGGCACCTGGCTCCTGGGGGTTGTGGCACTTGGATTGACCCTATACGGTCTCTTTAATGTGATGGTTGCCCGGCATGCGAATCTCACCAGGCTTACCTGA
- a CDS encoding THC0290_0291 family protein: protein MAKFRILVFSIIFCALSTQRAGAQIGISHEVGVILGPASFFTDYGERWNLKNNIENAGFGIGFVHYMNFAYQAECNCYPTQNYFSDHFKIRTEMDYLFSDLEHYGPVANKDSEGGRLLRAMHGRTQLLEIGAALEYYPLSIKDYTSFGLRFSPFIAAGFHFVYFKPTAWSDLGEIDNPKVIFPTFIGGIDLDGGSTWSLQGSIGTRYRLNLVSDLVVEARWNYYDTDWLDGLNIEAPQNKYNDFVMWFTVGYVYYLNY, encoded by the coding sequence ATGGCGAAGTTTCGCATTCTTGTTTTCTCAATAATTTTTTGTGCGCTTTCTACTCAAAGAGCAGGAGCACAGATAGGTATTTCCCATGAAGTTGGGGTGATCCTTGGCCCTGCCTCCTTTTTTACCGATTACGGGGAGCGATGGAATTTAAAGAACAATATTGAAAATGCCGGTTTTGGGATAGGGTTTGTGCATTATATGAACTTTGCCTATCAGGCTGAATGTAATTGTTACCCCACTCAAAATTATTTTAGTGATCACTTCAAGATTCGCACAGAGATGGATTACCTCTTTAGCGACCTGGAACATTATGGCCCGGTAGCCAACAAGGATTCTGAAGGTGGAAGGTTGTTACGGGCAATGCACGGCAGGACCCAGCTTCTGGAAATAGGTGCAGCTTTGGAGTATTATCCCCTTAGCATAAAAGATTATACCTCTTTTGGCCTGCGCTTCTCACCTTTCATCGCTGCCGGCTTCCACTTTGTGTATTTCAAGCCCACAGCCTGGTCAGACCTTGGTGAGATAGATAACCCCAAGGTGATATTTCCCACCTTCATAGGAGGAATAGACCTCGACGGGGGATCTACCTGGTCCCTGCAGGGAAGTATTGGTACCCGGTACAGGTTAAACCTGGTAAGTGACCTGGTTGTGGAAGCCAGGTGGAACTATTATGATACCGACTGGCTTGACGGTTTAAATATTGAGGCTCCTCAAAATAAGTACAATGATTTTGTCATGTGGTTCACTGTAGGCTATGTCTACTACCTCAACTACTAA
- a CDS encoding YicC/YloC family endoribonuclease, with protein MIQSMTGFGKSLIQLPSKKITVEIKSLNSKTLDLNARIPGQYREKELQLRNTIGAALVRGKVDFSLYVEVTGEETAASVNPAVVKKYIQQLREIVQGDETELLKMAVRMPDALKTEREEIDEDEFASIEQAVIEALKEINTFRTDEGLALEKDLKQRITNIESLLKDIIAMDPDRIAGVRERLRKGVAELKENVDENRFEQELVFYIEKFDITEEKVRLDNHLSYFKETIESADSNGRKLAFISQEMGREINTIGSKSNYAPMQQLVVQMKDELEKIKEQLLNVL; from the coding sequence ATGATCCAGTCAATGACAGGTTTTGGAAAAAGCTTAATACAGCTACCTTCCAAAAAGATAACGGTAGAGATCAAATCCTTAAACAGCAAGACCCTGGACCTTAATGCCAGGATCCCGGGACAATACCGGGAAAAAGAATTACAGCTTCGAAACACCATTGGTGCCGCCCTGGTAAGGGGAAAGGTGGATTTCTCCCTATATGTAGAGGTTACTGGAGAGGAAACAGCAGCTTCAGTAAACCCGGCGGTAGTGAAAAAATATATACAGCAGTTAAGAGAGATCGTCCAGGGTGATGAGACTGAGTTACTAAAAATGGCTGTAAGAATGCCCGATGCTTTGAAAACGGAAAGGGAAGAAATAGACGAGGATGAATTTGCTTCCATAGAGCAGGCGGTAATAGAGGCCTTAAAGGAGATCAATACCTTTCGTACAGATGAGGGCCTCGCTCTTGAAAAAGACCTCAAACAAAGGATTACCAATATAGAATCCCTTTTGAAAGACATCATCGCCATGGATCCAGACAGGATCGCCGGCGTTAGGGAACGCCTTAGAAAAGGAGTGGCAGAGCTAAAGGAGAATGTAGATGAGAACCGCTTTGAACAGGAACTTGTGTTCTACATTGAAAAATTTGATATTACTGAGGAAAAGGTACGTCTTGATAACCATCTATCCTACTTTAAGGAAACTATAGAGTCTGCAGACTCCAACGGAAGGAAACTTGCCTTCATCTCCCAGGAAATGGGCAGGGAGATCAATACCATAGGTAGCAAGTCCAACTACGCACCTATGCAGCAACTGGTAGTGCAAATGAAGGATGAGCTGGAAAAGATCAAAGAACAACTTTTAAACGTACTCTAA